Genomic window (Desulfurobacteriaceae bacterium):
AAGGAAAGTGAAAGAAGATCCTGAGCTATCTAAATTACCTATCATAATAAATACATCTTTAAGTGATAGGGCTAACGTTGATAAAAGTAGATTTGTCGGAGCGGACGCGCACCTTGTCAAATTTGATGCTCCAGATTTAATTAAACTTGTTCACCAGTATGCAATTAGCAAATAAAAACTTTTAAGGAGGTAAATAGCTAATGGCAATGCCTGATCCAAGCATTAACATCTTAATAGTAGATGACATGGCTGCTATGAGAAAAATTCTGAAAACTTTACTTGGTCAGCTTGGATACAAAAATGTTGATGAAGCTGAAGATGGGAAACAAGCCCTAGAAATATTAAAGAATAACCCCGACAAGTATGGTCTCGTAATTACCGATTGGAACATGCCAAACATGACAGGAATAGAACTTGTTCAAGAGATTAGGAAAGATGAGAAACTTAAGCACCTTCCTATTCTAATGGTTACTGCCGAAGCAAAAAAAGAAAACGTTCTAATGGCTATTAAAGCTGGAGTTAACAATTACATAGTTAAGCCGTTCACTGCCGAAACATTAAAGGAAAAAATGGAAAAAATATTTTCCTCACTAGGGAAGTAAAGTAGGTATTTCCCCTGTTCCTTTCAAAGGGGACAGGGTTTCTACCTCAATCCAATTTTGGAAAAACTATGACAACATCTTCGATCAATCCAGAAGTTGAAATTGTAGAGTTTCAAATATACGAACTT
Coding sequences:
- a CDS encoding chemotaxis response regulator CheY is translated as MAMPDPSINILIVDDMAAMRKILKTLLGQLGYKNVDEAEDGKQALEILKNNPDKYGLVITDWNMPNMTGIELVQEIRKDEKLKHLPILMVTAEAKKENVLMAIKAGVNNYIVKPFTAETLKEKMEKIFSSLGK